A window of the Nibribacter ruber genome harbors these coding sequences:
- a CDS encoding pyruvate dehydrogenase complex dihydrolipoamide acetyltransferase: protein MAEIIRMPKMSDTMTDGVIASWLKKVGDSVKSGDVLAEVETDKATMELESYEDGTLLYIGPKNGESVPVDGVLAIIGKEGEDISGLMAEVNGSAAPAPKAEEAPKTEAPKEEPKKEKAAPAAQPASAAAPVTPAANVNASLVTMPKMSDTMTDGTIVAWHKKVGDKVKSGDLLAEVETDKATMELESYEDGTLLYIGVEAGASVAVDGVLCIIGEEGADYKALLNGGSQGGGNANPTTAPTQEQATRLEEHKTEAQSQSADGVGPTPSLPTPAPASNASAPAPAAANQGRVLASPLAKKVAQEKGISLADVKGSGENGRIVLRDVENFTPSAAAPKAQAPAASTPAPSAAPVAAPGEAYSEVPVSQMRKIIAKRLAESKFSAPHFYLTMEIDMDKAMEARASMNEVSPVKVSFNDLVIKAAAAALRKHPAVNSSWLGDKIRYNNVINIGVAVAVEDGLLVPVVRNADQKSLSAISAEVKDLGGKAKSKKLQPSDWEGNTFTISNLGMFGIDEFTAIINPPDACILAVGGIKQTPVVKNGQIQIGNIMKVTLSCDHRVVDGAVGSAFLQTLKDFLEDPVRMLV from the coding sequence ATGGCTGAAATCATCCGAATGCCCAAGATGAGCGACACTATGACCGATGGCGTGATTGCCAGCTGGTTAAAGAAAGTTGGTGATTCTGTGAAATCTGGGGACGTTCTCGCCGAAGTGGAAACCGACAAGGCGACCATGGAACTAGAGTCTTACGAAGACGGAACCTTATTATATATTGGACCTAAAAATGGCGAGTCTGTCCCAGTAGACGGCGTTCTGGCCATTATAGGAAAAGAAGGCGAAGATATTTCTGGCCTTATGGCCGAGGTAAACGGCAGTGCTGCCCCTGCCCCTAAAGCAGAAGAAGCCCCCAAGACCGAAGCTCCCAAAGAAGAGCCTAAGAAAGAAAAGGCCGCTCCTGCCGCCCAACCAGCTTCCGCCGCTGCTCCAGTTACCCCAGCCGCAAATGTGAACGCCTCTTTGGTGACCATGCCTAAGATGAGCGACACCATGACGGATGGTACTATTGTGGCTTGGCACAAAAAAGTAGGCGACAAAGTAAAATCTGGCGACCTGCTAGCCGAAGTAGAGACCGACAAAGCCACCATGGAGTTAGAGTCTTATGAAGACGGTACTTTATTATACATTGGTGTAGAAGCCGGTGCCTCTGTAGCCGTAGACGGTGTTCTTTGCATCATCGGGGAAGAAGGCGCTGACTACAAGGCTTTATTGAACGGAGGTAGCCAAGGCGGTGGAAACGCCAACCCAACCACTGCCCCAACCCAGGAACAAGCCACTCGCTTAGAAGAACATAAAACCGAAGCCCAGTCTCAGTCTGCTGACGGCGTTGGTCCAACTCCAAGCTTGCCAACTCCTGCTCCTGCTTCAAACGCTTCTGCTCCAGCGCCTGCCGCTGCTAACCAGGGACGTGTATTGGCATCGCCATTGGCCAAGAAAGTAGCCCAAGAGAAAGGCATCAGCTTGGCAGACGTGAAAGGCTCTGGCGAGAACGGCCGTATTGTACTGCGTGACGTGGAGAACTTCACGCCATCAGCTGCCGCTCCAAAAGCACAGGCCCCAGCGGCCTCTACTCCTGCTCCATCTGCCGCTCCGGTAGCTGCGCCTGGAGAAGCCTACTCAGAGGTACCGGTGTCGCAGATGCGCAAAATCATTGCGAAACGTCTAGCCGAAAGCAAATTCTCTGCCCCGCACTTCTACCTGACCATGGAGATTGACATGGACAAAGCCATGGAAGCCCGCGCGAGCATGAATGAAGTGTCTCCGGTGAAAGTGTCGTTCAATGACCTGGTCATTAAAGCCGCTGCTGCCGCCCTTCGTAAGCACCCTGCCGTGAACTCATCCTGGTTAGGAGATAAAATCCGTTACAACAACGTCATCAACATTGGTGTGGCAGTAGCGGTAGAAGACGGATTGCTGGTACCTGTAGTGCGCAACGCTGACCAGAAGTCACTGTCTGCCATCTCAGCGGAAGTGAAAGACCTGGGCGGAAAAGCCAAGAGCAAAAAACTTCAGCCATCAGACTGGGAAGGCAATACCTTCACCATCTCTAACTTGGGCATGTTCGGTATTGACGAGTTCACCGCCATCATCAACCCACCAGATGCGTGTATCTTAGCCGTTGGTGGTATCAAGCAGACGCCCGTAGTGAAGAACGGTCAGATCCAGATTGGCAACATCATGAAAGTGACCTTGTCTTGCGACCACCGCGTAGTAGACGGCGCCGTTGGTTCTGCCTTCTTGCAGACCTTGAAAGACTTCCTTGAAGACCCGGTTAGAATGCTAGTGTAA